AAACATTGAGTGGCGGTTGGagtggggtccaccagaataaaataataattaaagggGTCCCTTTTacctttattcatttacttgtttttatcatttgattgcagccatgctggtgtactggcttgaagggttttagggttttagtcaaacaaaacgaccacgggacttatttcttaagcataCTGCTTATTCTGTCAACCTCTTTTGCTAAATCACTAAGTtctggagatgtaaacacaccagcaccggttgtcaaatggtgatgaggGGAGggggcacgcacatacacacccacacatccacacacacccatacatacatatatatgtgtgtgtgtgtgtatatatatatatatatatatatatatatatatatatatattgggttgtccggaaaattgttgccgatttttaaaggaaagaaaaaggtcaataaatacctgccattacatttttaatcatccaaatatgaaccattttgttgtaagatgcgtctccatcttccctttaacttgaaaataccctcttcccagaaatgaggtggtttcatggcaaagaattcatcaaggtatctttttacatcatcaaaggaattgaaatttttaccattaggactattctgcagagacctgaataagtgaaaatccgaaggagtaatatctgggggaatatggagggtggagtaacacgtcccagccgagctgcaggaattgttgtctggttcccaaagcatcaagtgtcgaaaatgaactttcttatcttccatttcaaagggttacagaattaatacaggttataggaacataaacattcttccacgaaaagatagcttaaagtgtgctctaaatggaggtgtagtcaaatcctattttatggacgcAACCATATTCGaaaataagtcgaaatataagctactataaatcagcatgaactttccagacaacccatatatatatatatatatatatataatatatatatatatatatatatatatatatatatataatatatatatatatattatattatattaaattagagataaaaccactattagtcaaataaaacagtgaaaaacataagccaatacataaaattgatttaaaaatataaaagttaaaaattaaaagattatttaaataatttaaatttataaattttaaatatatatatatacaaatatatatatatatatatatatatgtatgtatatttttatatttatatattattttatttattaattaatttatttatttatttattttattttttatataaatatcaaaagtattaaaagtttaatgaaAGATAAAGACTAAACTTTTAATAcgtttgatatttacataaaaataaatttttttaaataaataaataaataaattaattaattaattaattaattaaataatatataaatatataatatacatacatatatatatatatatatatatatgtatatttgtatatatatatatttaaaatttataaatttaaattatttaaataattttttcagttttaacttttatatttttaaattaattttatgtattggcttatgtttttcactgttttatttgcctaatagtggttttatctctaatttaatataatataatatatatatatatatatatatatatatatatatatatatatatatatatatatatatacatatatacacacacacacatatatatatgtatatatacatacacacacacacacacatatatatatatatcttatatagatagatagacagatagatagatggatagatagattgatagatatagatatagatataggtatatatatagatgtatatatagatataagatctAAGGATTGAGGTTTAGGAGGAAAAGTTGGCTTCAAGCAATGCGTAGTAAAtagaaaaacaactttcaggaacaatggtTTGTTGAGACAGAAGGTTTTGGATTATTTTTGTTATCGAAGTTTGATGAATtggaaaaagttctttttatatttcatggtagTCAACCAGGGTTGCCGTAATGAATGCAGCAGTACAATTTGTACCTGCAAACATCAATCACTAAAACTATTCTCACAATACAAATAACAACATCTCCACTCAGCCTTTTTCCCCTAACCTTCTCAAATTTTCCTTCTTATTTCAATactaaaagaattttgtttttcaatttatcATACTTGAATACGAAAAAATTCACAACCTTCCATCTCCCATTTTGAGACTGACTACCCTTGGAAGCTTAAAAGTTTTCCGTTTTGGAACTACTTCTAGcaatttcttatgttttcttttatttttacaggTAATCCTTGgttcactgatatttttgtgGAGTCGGCACATCAAAAATATAGTAAAGAACTTCCATGGGTACTTCTTTCCTTGTAACCCTTTCTTCAGCAAACCCCTTTTAGctgatttatgtcttttacatTCCCATTTTGAACCTTACACCATGTACATGATTTTACCAATCCGTTTCATTATTATGCCATCTTCCTaaccttcttttctatttctGTACACTCTGAAAAACACCTTATCACCAGTTTTTAAATACTTGGTCATATTTTTAGTGCTTTCCCTGGCTTTTACTTTTCTTCCAGATAATAACTTGTCAAAGCTGACGTAATTTTTCTTGCCAAGGTCAGTTCAGCAGGCAACATGCCTGAAGCGGTATTTGCGTTTTGTGTTACACAGTAAATGCTCAGGAATAGTTGCAATGTTACATCATCCACGACCTCATTTCTGGATTTCCTCAGCTTATCTGTTCGATCTTGGGTAACCCAGAGAAGTAGTGATATGCTTAATTGAGAGTGTCTTGCAAAATCTCTTAAATTCACTTGCAATAAATTGTTTACCATTATCAGGAGATCATGGTGCCCGGAACACCACACTTTGCAAAATGTTCGTGTAGTAAATCCACTGTTACTGTGGAGGTCAGTTTtctacatttatacatttctGGCAATTTTGTAAATCTATATACCCCTATTAGATAATAAGATCCATTTAATGGTCCTGCTAAATTTATGGTGTAGCCTGGTCCATGGAAAATCAGTCTTGGGCAAAGATCGAAATTTTGAAGGTGGTGACTTTGCTGCAAGAGCACAGCCTCTGCAGGATTTTACCAGCTTCTCGATATCTAGATCTACTTTTGGCCAGTACAGATAACTACTACTAAGTGACTTCATTCTAGAAATTCCTGAATGTCTAGTGTGGAATTCCTTTAACATTTGATCTTGTAATGAGGCAGGCACTACGATCATCtgtgcatacataagcacattaTCACATATCAAACACAAGTTCAAAACTGTGTTTCATCCAACAAAAcacatttttcatttgtttcttctgatctctctattttttcattttcataataaaCTCATCCATCTCcgccttaatttttatttcatccaaTATGATAGGTAATTCATGCACAACATTGCATAATATACCTTTTATTCCATTTTCGGCTCTTAACGCCACTATCACTGTGTCTCCTAGTGGTTCACTATATTTTAGTATTAAACCTCAACAAACTATCTGAATGTACCTATTTTTTAGACAGCAAATACTCCATTTTTAAGTCATGATTCCCTAAGATCATTCCCCAGCATTGCATTCTGTTGGCTGCATGTGTGGGAATACAATTTTTTACCCATAGATTGATAATAATGGGTGGTGGTCTGTCTGCAAGCAGAATTGTCTTCCAAGGATAAATTTATGGAATTTCATTACCACAAATATGATGGCTAATTCTTCCTTCTCTATTTGACTGTAAATTTTCTCAGCCAGAAATAAGGAATGCATGAGCTACAGCTTTCATGCTAGCATCTTCATAATTGTGTAAATTCACAGCTCCAATACCATTTTCACTAGTGTCTGATGCCACTACCGTTTGTAAATTCGGGTCAAAATGTGATAATGAGAATTCTGACATTAAGAAATTTCTTCCAAAGCTTCTTGGTACTTGTCTGACCAGTTTCACTTAAATACTCTTATAAGTCGATACTGTTTtctcctgtgttagcagtgctattaaatcacaTGTTAAAGTCATCTCTAAAGATTTCCttaagaaattatagccagcactcaTTTGCTTCAGATACGAAACGTCATAACAAACCACTGCTGGTTACAATTTCTCCTGAAAATCTAAAATGATAACCGTAACAAGCTCTTACTTTTGTTTCCAGTCATACTAATCTTTTTTGGTTTCAGTTTCAAAGATGTAAAGAAAACTTCCAAGATATCCGGCACGACCATTACTCATTTTACTCTTGATCTAACAAAATCAGTTCCTTGATTAATTAACAATCTATCTGGGACACGAGCAATTCAACAGCAGAATCCTCAACGACTTCTTCGAACCCTCCATCATTTGCAAGTGTCCCATCACCTAAGTTTGATGTAGAATTTGTTCTTGTGGAaaatttatagaattttatttttctaagcaTCATACATAGTTGAGGGTCCCACTTTATCCCATGACACAACAATTATCTCTTCTGTTTATCTTCACCAGAATTCCAGCTTTTGAAAATTCAGAAAGacgaaagaaatttctaaattatCAGTATGGCAACACCATATCGATTACCCCCCAATTACATGAGACATCAAGGCAATTCTGGCAGACACTTTGTTGGACGACATTATGAGAGGGAAGAACTGAAGATCTTGATCAAGGATGAAGATACTCAAATAATACAAGTTTATGGACTGCCTTATGTTGGCAAAACAAGTCTTGTGAAAACTGTAAGAAATTTactattgttttctcttttctttacgtTAACCTTATTGCATTTTGCCTTTCTGTAGGTTATTAGGGATCCTTGAGGTTTTACAGTTAAGTTACTGACTAAAGAGAAAAGCATTTCTTGTTCAATCCCATACAATGGCAGTCACTGAAGTCTTTGTACCGTTTGGTGAGTTGATggttgacctatgatcaaaggtatttctcCTGTAACCATTCTGTCTATGGCAATGAtcatattatttaatgtatcctGTCCTATGTTATGAAGAAGATGGGCAGTTTGAGAGAAGTTTGACtgctttatatattatgtatgtaagtgagtgggtaggtagataggtaggtaggtaggtaggtaggtagacaggcaggtagacaggcaggtaggtaggtaggtaggtaggtaggtaggtaggtaggtagttaggtagttagttaggtaggtaggtaggtaggtagataggtaggtaagtaggtagacagttaggtagataggtaggtatgtatgtatgtaggtaggcaggtaggtaggtagataggtaggtaggtaggtaggtaggtaggtaagtaggtaggtaggtaggtaggtaggtaggtagataggtaggtatgtagttaggttggtaggtaagtaggtaggcagttaggtagataggtatgtatgtatgtatgtatgtatgtaggtaggcaggtaggtaggtaggtaggtaggtaggttggtaggtaggtaggtaggtaggtaggtaggtaggtaggtaggtaggcagacaggtgtgtatatgtgtgtttgtgtgtgtctgtatgtttgcatCTCCTCGGCTTGACATTGTAGATTTCTTGTAAATGAATGTCGTTAACTTCCAATATTCCATGGAAATTTCCTATAGAGAAATATTTCCTTGGAAACAAGTAAGTTTGGTGTCAGgggggcatctggctgtagaggGTCTgccagtttgactgaaaactggtaagctggggagatTCACCAGGTTCCACTCtaatttgtcatggtttctacagatgggtgcccctcctaacaccaaccactgcaagagtgtaaggggtgtttttcacgtgccagttacgaaacaccagcatcagccctGACTACGACCTCACTTGActtgacagatcttctcaagcacaagaataattgattgatagacagagagtgagagagatgtagATGAAATAAGAGATGGATAGTAAAAGAGATGAAGCAACTGTGTAATTAATAGAAAGATAATTAAAGAGATAGAATGGCAAAGTGACAAACTGTTATCCAGAAAGATACTTAGACAAACTGTAAGATGAATATGAAGGAATATAAAGGATACCCTGAACTAATGCATAGACaaaagaatagacaaagaaaCAGTTATTGAGAGGGAGTAATAAagtcagacagagaaagagaaaaactgagAGACCAATAAAATGATAAGTGAATCTATGGAAATCTTTGAACTTGTTCTAATGTTATGTTTCTAATATGACAGGTCTGTCAAGAATTGAAGGAtgaaatcaaccccgaaagactCCACATAAAACACATCCATATTTCTAATAATAGCAGTTGGTCTGATATTTCCAACATGTACAATACATTCACCAATTGTTCCAGTATCACCAACacgaaatggaaaatttgtatttttgatgATTTCCAGAACATTCAAGAAAGCTTCCTTCCAGGTTTCCAGGAGCTTTGCGACAATGACTTTTCACTGCACAGAAATCTAAAAATCATTCTCATTTTAAGTGGTGGAAAACCATTTCAGTTTGATAGAATCAGATTTGCAGAGTGTAAAGTGAGTCCATTGTCCATTAAAGATGCCCAGCTTCTTTTCGGTCGCTGTTCAGACATTGAGACGGATGATGAGAACAAAGAACAAATACACAACATCATCAGATATGCCTGTGGCCTGCCAGGACTTCTTATTTACTTTGCAGAAAAATTCTCCCAGTTTCGTCATAATTTCTCTTTTAATGATATCTACAAAATGATTTGTGATGAAACCAAGCTCAATGACTGGCTGGACGAATGTACAATTAACAGACGTAATATCAAACAAGAAATGGACAAGTActtttctcaactctctcacgaaCAGCAAGAAGCTCTCAAAGTGCTTTCATATTTTCCTGGAAGATTTGGTATTGAGGAAGCTGTTGAAATGACTGGTTCTTCTAGTCAACCAGCTTCCAAGATGCATGTTTTGATGCCACTTGTGGAGCAAGGTTTGATCAGTTCAGATTTAGAATTACAGTATTTCCAAGTACAAGAATTAATACGTGCAATTACTAAACAACAGATTGACAATGTACACAGCAATGATTTGGTAAAgctcaaatatacaaacattattgGGAAAAGTCTGATGAAGGCTCAAGATATTTATGATAAAGGCCTCATATATGAAGCACTCGGAATAATGAACAACAACTGGGAAAATATTTCGTTTCTGATGAAGAAAGGGATTGATGCACCCTCAGATGGTAGGACATATGGAGTTTATTATGAGGTAAGATATTTTGTCCTTAACAACGTGTCTTGTATCTTGTGTTGTAAGTCAGTCTTTCATATGTCGCATTTTCGTTTAACCTGAGTTACATCTTCCCACATCTTTACCATTGGTTCTCAATTGAGGGCCATATGGCCCATGGAGGTCCATATAAGAGTTTGCATGCACATCCAAAACTTGCCATTCACCAGTTCCCCGTTCGCCTGTCATATGCAGTGACTATCAGTAAATCACAACAGAAGACTTTTAATAAAATGGGGCTATTCTTACCTGAACCTGTATTCAGCCATGGCCAGGTATATGCTGTCaggtataaggtggcgagctggcagaaacgtcagcacgccggacgaaatgcttagccatatttcgtctgccgttacgttcttggttcaaattccgccgaggtcgactttgcctttcatcctttcggggtcgataaatcaagtaccagttacgcactggggtcaatgtaatcgacttaatccgtttgtctgtccttgtttgtcccctctgtgtttagccccttgtgggtagtaaaagaaataggtcagGTATATGCTGCATTCTCAAGGGCTTGCAAATGATCTGATGTGAAACTTAAAGTTATCAACACTGACAAAGAAGGGAAaagtagtagaaagaattattattattattattatttttttttattattattattattattattatttccctggGGCAGAaaagatttgaaatcattaatatttttcataaaaacgttgatttcaaattttgctacaaggccagcaatttgtgggAAGAGGAAaattgatttgaactcagaacacgaaggcagacaaaatgccaccaagcattctgtttagtgtgctaatggttctgccagctcaccacattattTCTACAGACAAAATATTAACACATGTTACTGTCTTTGTCTTTTAGATAACATTAAAAGCCTCAGATATACTGATGCTATGTCACCCTAGAGATTCAAGACAGTTTTTCCAAGCATGTCTACAAAACTCCCTGTTATTTGGTAATGAAGAAGAACAAGCTCTTATGAATATAGCATATGGTGTATCATTGACAGATTTACCAGGTATGATATGACGATGGTGTGTAGATTTTGTCATCCCACTGATGTAGATAATATGCTTAACAGGAATGTTGAGCATTTAGCaccattttttgtatattttgctaAATACTGAAGAGGTGTTTACGAGATTATATAATGTTTCTAAAAGCAATTACGTAATACTAGCAGTAATTTACCAAAATACGTGTATGTTTCATAAAGCATGATTTCTATACTTTATTAACattctatacatatatccatacatgcatgctcccatccctatatatgtatgtacataaacatttggaaggcagctccttgagcaacctTCTTTGTCCGATAACCTTGAACACATGACCAAAGAAGTCATAATTTTAAAACATACTTAGGTCAGACACAAATGTGAATCATATTAATTCTGCAGGAGCTGGTATGAATTTTTTCAGAGGGATCTGAGGGGGTGACCAGGGAAATTTTTCTGAAACTGGATGATTTGATATGGAataacccatatacatatatattcatatatatatacatatgcatgcatgcatgcatccatccatccatacatacatacatacatatatatatatatattatatatatatatatatatatatatgtatatatacatatatatatatatatgtgtgtgtgtgtgtgtgtgtgtgtgtgtgtgtgtgtgtgtgtgcgtatatatatatgtatatatatatatatatatatatatactagcagaattgcccggcgatgctcggggctggattgcttgaaagtactgttaatgattgcactgaattatgatgattattcaggcaaatatcgatataagtttacggtgggagataaggacttaacgatcaaacgtgtgccattgcattttttttgggggggaaccaaatttctataggggcaccaactttaagtttgagaatgtgtggtggtagtccggtgggctcaaaggaattgagtacctctgttggatagttgatgacgtcctctgcgtcaggagttgtatcgatagacttatatacatagacatccccaggaatgagttttagcatttcatcattaatatggtgaacagttttattcctcggggccagaatagccctttggccaatccaatccatattctgataattagcttgtagatctgggaacactgcatctctgagatcagaaggcgttttaacaatggtacaaatggaatcgatggcaatattaccattttcatcccctggtattttgccttcgccaagtgcaaggagggtgtgagaaaatgctgctgatgtgatattatgtcgcatataaacacgcatattggtgtgaaattTGAGaatcttcaccagtggccacaatgtggatgacttaagacacgcacttactgcatcagttctagtccctttgggaataacgggaagtgtttgtcggaagtcccctgaaagaagaagtgttatgcctcccatgggagctgaagagtgtttgatgtctctgagcgatctatctagtgcctcaagagcacctctgtgggccatcgtgcattcatcccaaacgataagcttgcatcgtccaattttaaaacaataaccaaagccccttctccaaaagggggagggttacggtttacaattatttaacaaatgcaacacaacaacgtttccctgacgaggaaccaacaaacgtgattacaatagtcaaacagtaataataataacaacaaacctttttaatgtatccccatttatgtgaaaccacttattcaagttcaagtcattgatgcaattttatacgaattgctaatacacacacacataataagggtgaaaaattgaatattaagttgattaatatgaattgaaaaccagtggtgtagcatataagaccatagcggatcttcttgtagcaaaaaggatgaccagtattaattgctcatcccttttatataaatactttcactttaattgttgcacacttgcaaagagaaaggaggagaaagtgtagtggtaatggtaggagtgaagcacttgaaatgaaagagggaaatcgtaaaatattaagttttctcgaattttttcttaattgggggtgaaattgaaaaaaactttacatgccatgacccaatggatTCTACTTTGaaaaatgataggtaaattccaattgaataaattctatattgcagaattgtataaaaaacgaacggtttgggaggcagagaaaatctgccttttatcataagagatacacacacacataataagggtgaaaaattgaatattaatttgattaatatgaattgaaaaccagtggtgtagcatataagaccatagcggatcttctagcaaaaaggatgaccagtattaattgctcatcccttttatataaatactttcactttaattgttgcacacttgcaaagagaaaggtggagaaagtgtagtggtaatggtaggagtgaagcacttgaactgaaagagggaaatcgtaaaatattgagttttctcgaattttttcttaattgggggtgaaattgaaaaaactttacatgccatgacccaatggatTCTACTTAGAAAAAttataggtaaattccaattgaagaatttCTGTATTGTAGAATTGTGTAAAAAACGAacggtttgggaggcagagaaaatctgcattttatcataagagatgcaTTGAGTACTGTTCTCACTTATGGGCAGGTGCTCCTGCAGATTGTTTCACTCTGTTGGGCTGCATTCGATGCTGTATTCATATTCTATTGGTCCTGATCTATCTTCTAAATTGGATTCACTCTCTCATCGTCATCATGTGGGTCTTCCTTGTcccttttctataagtatttccatAGACATTGTTCAGCTGAGCTCTCCTCTCTGGTTCCTCCTCCAAGAACTTATCACCGATCAACCAGACTTGTATCCATCAGTATCCCGTGCAACCTCCTAAGCGCCGTAAAGCCCTTTACAGAACCAGTTTCTTCCCTCACGCCTCTGAACTTTGGAATTCCCTTCCACAGTCTTCTTTTCCGCTTTAATATGTCCTTCAGTCTTTTAAGTCTAATGTACATCTTCACCTATTGACTTCTGTCTGGTGTCCATTTTATTCTAGTAACTCTTAGGTTTTCAGTGCTCTAAGGATCCTGTAATTAGTgaatgctttaaaaaaagaaaatacatacatatatatttgtatatataaatggatgaataaattatcctttgtttactgttaacatggaaaatgttgagataggttctctttctttcctgatgagaagattgtaattgacaccgtttattcctttggaataaaaccaatgttgtcttcgaaacatatgtcgatagtaaaagaatttgaatagcatctgcattcaacttcatttatttacttgtatttgtatatatgtatacatatacgatgggcttttttcagtttctttcaaccagatccactcataaggctttggccagcctaaggctatagcaaagacacctgtccaaagtgTAATGCAGTggggagaactcagaaccctttGGTTGAGCAGGAatgttcttaccacacaaccatgtcggAGCCTTTTAATGAATAATTGATGATAAACATCATTTGTCTGCTGTGTGAATTGAACACACCATGCTATATTGAAAAGGCAATGGAATACAAATTAACACTTGAACCACATTACCACTATGTAATACATGTGAGTCTTTAAGTTTATTAATTACTGGTTGAGACGCCATATCTCGTTATGAAATCATAATACGCTACTGGGTATATGAAAGGCTTATCAGTTGATACTGTGCTGTTGTacaat
This is a stretch of genomic DNA from Octopus sinensis unplaced genomic scaffold, ASM634580v1 Contig03088, whole genome shotgun sequence. It encodes these proteins:
- the LOC115227430 gene encoding uncharacterized protein LOC115227430 isoform X1 produces the protein MATPYRLPPNYMRHQGNSGRHFVGRHYEREELKILIKDEDTQIIQVYGLPYVGKTSLVKTVCQELKDEINPERLHIKHIHISNNSSWSDISNMYNTFTNCSSITNTKWKICIFDDFQNIQESFLPGFQELCDNDFSLHRNLKIILILSGGKPFQFDRIRFAECKVSPLSIKDAQLLFGRCSDIETDDENKEQIHNIIRYACGLPGLLIYFAEKFSQFRHNFSFNDIYKMICDETKLNDWLDECTINRRNIKQEMDKYFSQLSHEQQEALKVLSYFPGRFGIEEAVEMTGSSSQPASKMHVLMPLVEQGLISSDLELQYFQVQELIRAITKQQIDNVHSNDLVKLKYTNIIGKSLMKAQDIYDKGLIYEALGIMNNNWENISFLMKKGIDAPSDGRTYGVYYEITLKASDILMLCHPRDSRQFFQACLQNSLLFGNEEEQALMNIAYGVSLTDLPGYGEYKEAMEHYKKALDVLKSRNIQYRRVLLYNSMADNAYIRGNQVEALNFAEMGYNMTVNDASPQMVQDAKIKCASTLAYNLSFVGYYDKCEKILTENLKKMSGLTTPVLSKMLNTMGVNYERNGSQYNKAIKFYNAALSERLKIVTVNPKISVISYCNVANLLSRNFGKHSKALQLLFSAKDIQKKHRWLHMNTSLVLHYTGYVYLRMHEISYSLTFFHEALDIYNQIHPNYTGKMNVIHAIAHCYLLKEEFGNAKSCFKDMLEGYSDRLLSGSSEAESPSLALEHMVYLNLENPQNQLIHLENLLNEIRQLLKRSVNEKHKLRYSNAIAKYQSLKILLVDKLNRNEERAGLLMDSIPVLCHYCKSFILYFNCTQENYIHKLCGLRSNLYEIDIQQRLKIVE